In Priestia megaterium NBRC 15308 = ATCC 14581, the following proteins share a genomic window:
- a CDS encoding MaoC family dehydratase: protein MVLGKKQKIGRSIEDIKVGEKLTLTERIEDKDILLYLGLTNDSNPLYIQHDYASQTPFKKPIVPSIMITGIMTAAISKYLPGPGSHVAEHTVAFPKKIHHYSTIEFLFEVTEVDVSSRTVTIEVEAVNEQKEKVVTARFLVYPPFRLPSVETHDFENF from the coding sequence ATGGTATTAGGTAAAAAACAAAAAATAGGCCGAAGTATTGAAGATATAAAAGTTGGAGAAAAATTAACGCTAACGGAACGAATTGAAGATAAAGACATCTTATTGTACTTAGGGCTGACAAATGATTCTAACCCTTTATACATTCAGCATGATTACGCATCTCAGACCCCTTTTAAAAAACCTATTGTGCCAAGTATTATGATTACCGGTATTATGACAGCAGCCATTTCAAAGTATTTGCCTGGACCTGGAAGCCACGTTGCAGAACATACGGTAGCCTTCCCCAAAAAGATTCATCATTATAGCACGATTGAATTTTTATTTGAAGTGACAGAGGTAGATGTTTCTTCTAGAACTGTTACGATTGAGGTGGAAGCGGTCAATGAGCAAAAAGAGAAAGTAGTAACGGCGCGGTTTCTTGTTTATCCGCCGTTTAGACTTCCATCAGTAGAGACACACGACTTTGAAAATTTTTAA
- the mdh gene encoding malate dehydrogenase codes for MANMRKKVSVIGAGFTGATTAFLIGQKELADVVLVDIPQLENPAKGKALDMLEASPVQGFDANITGTANYEDTADSDIVIITAGIARKPGMSRDDLVTTNQKIMKSVTQEVVKYSPNCHIIVLTNPVDAMTYTVFKESGFPKNRVIGQSGVLDSARFRTFVAQELNISVKDITGFVLGGHGDDMVPLVRYSYAGGIPLETLIPKARLEAIVERTRKGGGEIVNLLGNGSAYYAPAASLVEMTEAILKDQRRILPAIAYLEGEYGYNGIYLGVPTVLGAAGIEQVIELELTESEKASLDQSAKSVKTVMGVLA; via the coding sequence ATGGCAAATATGCGTAAAAAAGTATCTGTTATCGGAGCAGGCTTTACGGGAGCTACAACTGCTTTTTTAATTGGTCAAAAAGAGTTAGCTGATGTTGTATTAGTTGATATTCCGCAATTAGAAAATCCAGCTAAAGGTAAAGCGCTGGATATGTTAGAAGCAAGTCCTGTACAAGGATTTGACGCTAACATTACAGGAACAGCCAACTACGAAGACACAGCTGATTCTGACATTGTCATTATTACAGCTGGTATCGCGCGCAAGCCAGGTATGAGTCGCGATGATTTAGTAACAACGAACCAAAAAATCATGAAGTCTGTTACTCAAGAAGTTGTTAAATACTCGCCAAACTGTCACATCATAGTGTTAACAAACCCGGTAGATGCTATGACGTATACAGTATTTAAAGAATCTGGTTTTCCTAAAAACCGCGTAATCGGTCAATCAGGCGTATTAGATTCTGCACGTTTCCGTACGTTCGTAGCGCAGGAGTTAAACATTTCAGTAAAAGATATCACAGGTTTTGTACTTGGTGGACATGGCGACGATATGGTGCCTCTTGTACGCTACTCATATGCTGGCGGTATTCCTCTTGAAACGCTTATTCCAAAAGCGCGTCTTGAAGCAATTGTTGAAAGAACACGCAAAGGCGGCGGCGAGATCGTTAACTTATTAGGTAACGGAAGTGCATACTACGCGCCTGCTGCTTCCTTAGTGGAAATGACAGAAGCGATCTTAAAAGATCAGCGTCGTATTTTACCAGCGATTGCTTACCTAGAGGGTGAATATGGTTATAACGGGATCTACTTAGGTGTTCCAACCGTATTAGGAGCTGCAGGAATTGAGCAGGTAATTGAATTAGAACTGACTGAGTCTGAAAAAGCTTCTTTAGATCAATCAGCAAAATCAGTTAAAACTGTCATGGGTGTATTAGCTTAA